From the genome of Novosphingobium sp. TH158, one region includes:
- a CDS encoding TonB-dependent receptor domain-containing protein produces MRKNPLAVALVTGTALFTIAGLPTAALAQSGSSAESADEGESKAIIVTGSRIKQDPAKSALPLEIVTPDDLSRESISSPEQFISYLAANGNGADNLASNSDVVTGAARGTNGLSSANLRGQGASSTLVLLNGRRVAAHGLSGSAVDVNQIPFAAIERIEVLKDGASAIYGTDAIGGVINYITKKNFTGVSASGFVDITEAGDAPIYRLSGTVGYGKLDEQGFNIMGAVSKSWNGALFGKDRDFVNGNQPTRGLSIDTRGAPIATVFPINPTAAGIGITQGGTLFGSASQCTTGTAPNCTVFNPAFLGNAPGFVIPGTTTAATGGVNILDLPGAAGCGSMDGGMPYDQVLWNTPGAALACAWDTGRAATLQQPIDTLTWYGRATARLGEHELYAEVTGSKAHSSKIFSNNQYSSNNTSMPIAYPLNSLTASTYNSVYNQLVAVLPGIAVNYGKPIMFRWRCDACGPRQYETDTKTFRAAMGIEGPIADKWEYRVGGSYATSQATSVLGSGYHYRGVFASNAAAVASGTGATLAGQVDTRAPTAPGASAPGIVGLFNSGILNPFSIIQTPQAMAALDAVSAKGTKLYGGKYEIWQADASVSGDLFELPGGTVKIAVGVDYRRESYKFDGSAAGALSSPDIFNVAFDNVNQLSKVTREVKAAYAEVLVPVIDTFELTGAIRIDDYSGFGSTVNPKFTAKFQPFDWIMARASYGTGFRVPTFNQIFNGVTRSPNPGSSLTDPTTCPAGGTVNVTPGCAAITPESDSGGNLNLGPETSEQYSAGIVLRPTSRITLSADYWNIAVDNVIGSITIPQLFANIASFPERITRTNGVITLIDLRTGNFGSRRTSGIDFMARASVDALQGTFSAGFDGTLLLTKKEKLLPNLAYTNLRGVFSLSGDLGLKWKHNAYIGYSKDDFTVTFSQIYRGGYQNFGLPNSLTGPNLSANRPDYNARVKPYHIYNMSMSQMIAERFKITLGVKNIFNTDPPFAITYDSNTGSGSSWEPRVADPRGRSFTLQAEVKF; encoded by the coding sequence ATGCGCAAGAATCCGCTCGCCGTGGCGCTCGTCACTGGCACTGCCCTTTTCACCATCGCCGGCCTGCCAACCGCAGCCCTTGCCCAGTCGGGAAGCTCTGCCGAGTCCGCCGATGAAGGGGAAAGCAAGGCGATCATCGTAACCGGATCGCGCATCAAGCAGGACCCGGCGAAAAGCGCGCTGCCGCTGGAAATCGTCACGCCGGACGATCTCAGCCGCGAAAGCATCAGCAGCCCGGAACAGTTCATTTCCTACCTTGCCGCCAACGGCAACGGAGCGGACAACCTTGCTTCGAACTCCGACGTCGTCACCGGCGCCGCACGCGGCACCAATGGCCTTTCATCGGCCAATCTGCGCGGACAGGGCGCATCATCGACGCTCGTCCTGCTCAATGGTCGCCGCGTTGCCGCGCACGGTCTTTCGGGTTCGGCGGTTGACGTAAACCAGATCCCCTTCGCCGCTATCGAGCGTATCGAAGTGCTGAAGGACGGCGCCTCGGCCATCTACGGCACCGATGCCATCGGCGGCGTGATCAACTACATCACCAAGAAGAACTTCACCGGTGTGAGCGCCTCCGGTTTTGTCGACATCACCGAAGCCGGCGATGCCCCGATCTATCGTCTTTCGGGCACGGTCGGATATGGCAAGCTCGACGAGCAGGGCTTCAACATCATGGGGGCCGTCAGCAAGAGCTGGAACGGCGCGCTGTTCGGCAAGGACCGCGACTTCGTGAATGGCAACCAGCCCACTCGCGGCCTGTCGATCGACACGCGCGGCGCTCCGATTGCCACCGTGTTCCCGATCAACCCGACTGCGGCGGGGATCGGCATCACCCAGGGCGGAACCTTGTTTGGTTCGGCCAGCCAGTGCACCACTGGCACGGCACCAAACTGCACCGTCTTCAACCCCGCCTTCTTGGGTAATGCCCCGGGCTTCGTCATCCCCGGCACCACGACGGCGGCCACGGGCGGCGTGAACATCCTTGACCTGCCCGGCGCTGCCGGTTGCGGTTCGATGGACGGTGGCATGCCCTACGATCAGGTGCTGTGGAACACGCCGGGAGCCGCGCTGGCCTGCGCGTGGGACACGGGTCGCGCCGCTACGCTGCAGCAGCCCATCGACACGCTGACCTGGTATGGCCGTGCGACTGCACGCCTTGGCGAACATGAACTCTATGCCGAGGTAACGGGATCGAAGGCCCATTCGAGCAAGATCTTCTCAAACAACCAGTACAGTTCCAACAACACTTCGATGCCGATTGCCTATCCGCTCAATTCGTTGACGGCATCGACCTACAATTCCGTCTACAACCAGCTCGTCGCCGTGCTTCCCGGCATTGCCGTCAATTACGGCAAGCCGATCATGTTCCGCTGGCGCTGCGACGCTTGCGGACCGCGCCAGTACGAAACCGACACCAAGACCTTCCGCGCCGCCATGGGCATCGAAGGCCCGATTGCGGACAAGTGGGAATACCGTGTCGGCGGCTCCTATGCGACCAGCCAGGCGACTTCGGTCCTCGGCTCAGGCTATCATTACCGCGGCGTCTTCGCGAGCAATGCGGCTGCTGTCGCATCGGGCACGGGTGCGACACTCGCCGGCCAGGTCGATACACGCGCACCGACCGCGCCGGGCGCATCGGCCCCCGGCATTGTCGGCCTGTTCAACAGCGGCATCCTGAATCCCTTCTCGATCATCCAGACCCCGCAGGCCATGGCCGCTCTCGACGCAGTCTCGGCAAAGGGCACCAAGCTGTATGGCGGCAAGTACGAAATCTGGCAGGCCGACGCCTCGGTGTCGGGCGACCTGTTCGAACTGCCGGGCGGCACGGTCAAGATCGCCGTGGGTGTCGACTACCGTCGCGAAAGCTACAAGTTCGATGGCTCTGCCGCCGGTGCGCTGAGCTCGCCGGACATCTTCAACGTGGCCTTCGACAACGTGAACCAGCTCAGCAAGGTCACGCGTGAGGTCAAGGCGGCCTATGCCGAAGTGCTGGTGCCCGTCATCGACACGTTCGAACTGACCGGCGCGATCCGCATCGACGATTACAGTGGCTTCGGATCGACGGTGAACCCCAAGTTCACTGCCAAGTTCCAGCCGTTCGACTGGATCATGGCCCGCGCCTCCTATGGCACCGGCTTCCGCGTGCCGACCTTCAACCAGATCTTCAACGGCGTTACCCGCTCGCCCAACCCGGGCAGCTCGCTGACCGATCCCACCACCTGCCCCGCAGGCGGTACGGTCAACGTGACACCGGGCTGTGCCGCGATCACGCCGGAATCGGACAGCGGCGGCAACCTGAACCTCGGGCCGGAAACGTCCGAGCAGTACAGCGCCGGCATCGTGCTTCGCCCGACTTCGCGGATCACGCTTTCGGCAGACTACTGGAACATCGCCGTGGACAACGTGATCGGTTCGATCACCATTCCGCAGCTGTTTGCCAACATCGCCTCGTTCCCGGAACGCATCACCCGCACCAACGGCGTGATCACCCTGATTGACCTGCGCACCGGCAACTTCGGTTCGCGCCGGACCAGCGGCATCGACTTTATGGCCCGTGCCAGCGTCGATGCCCTGCAGGGCACCTTCTCGGCCGGCTTCGATGGAACGCTGCTGCTGACCAAGAAGGAAAAGCTGCTGCCGAACCTGGCCTACACCAACCTGCGCGGGGTGTTCTCGCTGTCGGGCGACCTGGGCCTGAAGTGGAAGCACAATGCCTATATCGGCTACAGCAAGGACGATTTCACGGTCACCTTCTCGCAGATCTACCGCGGCGGTTACCAGAATTTCGGCCTGCCGAACTCGCTCACCGGCCCGAACCTCAGCGCCAACCGGCCTGACTACAACGCGCGGGTGAAGCCGTACCACATCTACAACATGTCGATGTCGCAGATGATTGCGGAACGCTTCAAGATCACCCTTGGCGTGAAGAACATCTTCAACACCGATCCGCCGTTCGCCATCACCTATGACAGCAACACCGGATCGGGCAGCTCGTGGGAGCCGCGCGTTGCCGATCCGCGCGGACGTTCGTTCACGCTGCAGGCAGAAGTGAAGTTCTAA